A single region of the Streptomyces sp. NBC_01381 genome encodes:
- the argF gene encoding ornithine carbamoyltransferase, with protein MAIDLTGRHFLKELDFTAEEFRGLIELAAELKAAKKAGTETQHLRGKNIALIFEKTSTRTRCSFEVAAADQGASTTYLDPSGSQIGHKESVKDTARVLGRMFDGIEYRGDSQDSVEELAAYAGVPVWNGLTDDWHPTQMLADVLTMTEHSAKPLTEIAFAYLGDARFNMGNSYLVTGALLGMDVRIVAPKAYWPADEIVARARRLAETSGARITLSEDVAEGVAGADFVVTDVWVSMGEPKEVWDERITALAPYAVTMDVLRATGNADVKFLHCLPAYHDLGTKVGREIHERHGLSSLEVTDEVFESAHSVVFDEAENRLHTIKAILVATLA; from the coding sequence ATGGCCATCGACCTCACCGGCCGCCACTTCCTCAAGGAGCTGGACTTCACCGCCGAGGAGTTCCGCGGCCTGATCGAACTGGCCGCCGAGCTGAAGGCGGCCAAGAAGGCGGGGACCGAGACGCAGCATCTGCGCGGCAAGAACATCGCGCTGATCTTCGAGAAGACCTCGACGCGCACCCGCTGTTCCTTCGAGGTCGCCGCCGCCGACCAGGGCGCATCCACCACGTACCTCGACCCCTCGGGCTCCCAGATCGGGCACAAGGAGTCGGTCAAGGACACCGCCCGGGTGCTCGGCCGGATGTTCGACGGCATCGAGTACCGCGGGGACAGCCAGGACTCCGTCGAGGAGCTCGCCGCCTACGCGGGCGTACCCGTCTGGAACGGTCTGACCGACGACTGGCACCCCACCCAGATGCTCGCCGACGTGCTCACGATGACCGAGCACAGCGCCAAGCCCCTCACCGAGATCGCCTTCGCCTACCTCGGTGACGCCCGCTTCAACATGGGCAACTCCTACCTCGTCACCGGCGCGCTGCTCGGCATGGACGTACGCATCGTCGCGCCGAAGGCCTACTGGCCCGCCGACGAGATCGTCGCCCGCGCCCGTCGGCTCGCCGAGACCAGCGGCGCCAGGATCACGCTCAGCGAGGACGTCGCCGAAGGCGTCGCGGGCGCCGACTTCGTCGTGACCGACGTCTGGGTCTCCATGGGCGAGCCCAAGGAGGTCTGGGACGAGCGCATAACGGCCCTGGCTCCGTACGCCGTGACGATGGACGTCCTGCGCGCCACGGGCAACGCCGACGTGAAGTTCCTGCACTGCCTGCCCGCCTACCACGACCTGGGCACGAAGGTCGGCCGCGAGATCCACGAGCGGCACGGTCTAAGCTCTCTCGAGGTCACCGACGAGGTCTTCGAGTCGGCGCACTCCGTCGTCTTCGACGAGGCGGAGAACCGGCTCCACACGATCAAGGCGATTCTCGTCGCCACGCTGGCCTGA
- a CDS encoding amino acid permease produces the protein MRSTGPAGLRIKSPELLVAESGADLEGHGLKRTMGLFQLVCFGVGAIVGTGIFVGLSDSVAEAGPAVAVSYVLAAVTCIFTAFSFAELGGAIPVSGSSYSFAYGSLGERTAFLVGWCLLLEYGVSVSAVAVGWSQYLNELLDSLTGRQLPDALSMGPGEGGVVNLPAIVVILLAATLLVRGIRESAGATAAMAVLKIGILLLFLAIAFTAFKDGNLTPFAGAGVAGITSGASLAFFSFIGFDAITTAGEEVKNPRRNIPIAIMICIGVVTLLYVAVALGAIGALGGDAVADKPAALSLVVDHVTDSAVGGGIIAFGAVVAIASVVLAVMYGQTRILMSMSRDGLVPRVFERVSPKTSTPVANTWIVAAVFAVPAAFSSLDAVVNLTTIGTLAIMIVVNVAVIALRRSAPELKRTFRVPLYPVSPVLGVGFCLYLIWGTGWTTWVQFAVFLVVGALVYALYGRGHSRLGRAAAEAEAKAKAEAEVPTPQAV, from the coding sequence ATGCGCTCGACCGGCCCGGCAGGGCTCCGCATCAAGTCCCCCGAACTCCTCGTCGCCGAATCGGGCGCAGACCTGGAGGGGCACGGTCTGAAGCGGACCATGGGCCTCTTCCAGCTGGTCTGCTTCGGTGTCGGCGCCATCGTCGGCACCGGCATCTTCGTCGGCCTCTCCGACAGCGTCGCCGAGGCCGGCCCCGCGGTCGCCGTCTCGTATGTCCTCGCGGCCGTGACCTGCATCTTCACCGCATTCTCGTTCGCGGAGCTGGGTGGCGCGATACCGGTCTCCGGCAGCTCCTACTCCTTCGCGTACGGATCGCTCGGCGAGCGCACCGCGTTCCTGGTCGGCTGGTGTCTGCTCCTGGAGTACGGCGTCTCCGTCTCGGCCGTGGCGGTCGGCTGGAGCCAGTACCTGAACGAGCTGCTCGACAGCCTCACCGGCCGGCAGCTGCCCGACGCGCTCTCCATGGGACCGGGCGAGGGCGGCGTCGTGAACCTGCCCGCCATCGTCGTGATCCTGCTCGCCGCGACCCTGCTCGTGCGCGGCATCCGCGAGAGCGCGGGGGCGACGGCCGCGATGGCCGTGCTCAAGATCGGGATCCTGCTGCTCTTCCTGGCGATCGCGTTCACCGCGTTCAAGGACGGCAACCTCACGCCCTTCGCGGGCGCGGGCGTCGCCGGCATCACATCGGGCGCCTCGCTCGCCTTCTTCTCCTTCATCGGCTTCGACGCGATCACCACGGCCGGCGAAGAGGTCAAGAACCCGCGGCGGAACATCCCGATCGCGATCATGATCTGCATCGGTGTCGTCACCCTGCTGTACGTCGCCGTGGCGCTCGGCGCGATCGGCGCGCTCGGCGGCGACGCGGTCGCCGACAAGCCCGCCGCGCTCTCGCTGGTCGTCGACCACGTCACCGACTCGGCCGTCGGCGGCGGCATCATCGCCTTCGGCGCGGTCGTGGCGATCGCGTCCGTCGTACTCGCCGTGATGTACGGGCAGACCCGCATCCTGATGTCGATGTCCCGGGACGGGCTCGTCCCGCGCGTCTTCGAGCGCGTCTCGCCGAAGACCTCGACGCCGGTCGCCAACACCTGGATCGTCGCGGCGGTCTTCGCCGTCCCCGCCGCCTTCTCGTCGCTGGACGCGGTGGTGAACCTGACGACGATCGGCACGCTGGCGATCATGATCGTGGTGAATGTCGCGGTGATCGCGCTGCGCCGCTCGGCCCCCGAGCTGAAGCGCACCTTCCGGGTGCCGCTGTACCCCGTGAGCCCGGTGCTCGGCGTGGGCTTCTGCCTCTATCTGATCTGGGGCACGGGCTGGACGACGTGGGTGCAGTTCGCCGTGTTCCTCGTGGTGGGCGCTCTGGTGTACGCGCTGTACGGCCGCGGGCACTCGCGGCTCGGCAGGGCGGCAGCGGAGGCAGAGGCGAAGGCCAAGGCAGAGGCCGAGGTGCCTACGCCGCAGGCAGTGTGA
- a CDS encoding ATP-binding protein, translating to MHEPPAPASWRIALPHTTAAVPIARALVRTALAEIESAADTDTAELLTAELVANAVEHTAGEEPIELVIELLPNGCQVEVHDSNPLPPGNLTDPTPDSEPDPWQEHGRGLLLIRTLSSSCGHRPTDSGKAVWFTLPAA from the coding sequence TTGCACGAACCTCCCGCTCCCGCCTCGTGGCGCATCGCGCTGCCGCACACCACGGCAGCCGTGCCGATCGCCCGCGCGCTGGTGCGTACGGCCCTCGCGGAGATCGAGTCGGCCGCCGACACCGACACCGCGGAGCTGCTCACGGCGGAGCTGGTGGCCAACGCGGTGGAGCACACGGCGGGGGAAGAGCCGATAGAGCTTGTCATCGAGCTCCTGCCGAACGGCTGCCAGGTCGAGGTGCACGACTCCAACCCGCTGCCGCCCGGCAACCTCACGGACCCCACGCCGGACTCGGAGCCCGACCCCTGGCAGGAGCACGGGCGCGGACTGCTCCTGATCCGCACCCTCAGCTCGTCCTGCGGTCACCGCCCCACCGACTCCGGCAAGGCGGTCTGGTTCACACTGCCTGCGGCGTAG
- a CDS encoding enoyl-CoA hydratase family protein, translating into MSPFTGSAHRTPDWQHLRYEVEDGVATVTLARPDKLNALTFGAYADLRDLLAELSRDKSVRALVLGGEGRGFCSGGDVDEIIGATLSMDTAQLLDFNRMTGQVVRAIRECPFPVIAAVHGVAAGAGAVLALAADFRVADPSARFSFLFTRVGLSGGDMGAAYLLPRVVGLGHATRLLMLGEPVRAPEAERIGLISELTDEGKAAEAARTLARRLADGPALAYAQTKALLTSELDMPLAAAVELDAATQALLMNGEDYKEFHAAFTEKRPPKWQGR; encoded by the coding sequence ATGAGTCCCTTCACCGGCTCCGCGCACCGCACCCCCGACTGGCAGCACCTGCGGTACGAGGTCGAGGACGGGGTAGCCACGGTCACGCTCGCCCGCCCCGACAAGCTCAACGCCCTCACCTTCGGCGCCTACGCCGACCTGCGCGATCTCCTCGCCGAGCTGTCCCGCGACAAATCCGTGCGCGCCCTGGTGCTCGGCGGAGAGGGGCGGGGCTTCTGCTCGGGCGGTGACGTCGACGAGATCATCGGCGCGACCCTCTCCATGGACACCGCGCAGCTGCTCGACTTCAACCGCATGACGGGGCAGGTCGTGCGCGCGATCCGCGAGTGCCCCTTCCCCGTGATCGCCGCCGTGCACGGCGTGGCCGCCGGTGCCGGCGCCGTCCTCGCGCTCGCCGCCGACTTCCGGGTGGCCGACCCCTCGGCACGCTTCTCCTTCCTCTTCACACGGGTGGGCCTGTCGGGCGGCGACATGGGGGCCGCCTACCTGCTGCCCCGCGTCGTCGGCCTCGGTCACGCCACGCGGCTACTCATGCTGGGCGAACCGGTGCGTGCCCCCGAAGCCGAGCGGATCGGCCTGATCAGCGAGCTGACGGACGAGGGCAAGGCCGCCGAGGCTGCGCGGACCCTCGCCCGCCGCCTCGCCGACGGTCCCGCTCTCGCGTACGCGCAGACCAAGGCGCTGCTCACCTCGGAACTGGACATGCCGCTCGCGGCGGCCGTCGAGCTGGACGCGGCGACCCAGGCGCTGCTCATGAACGGCGAGGACTACAAGGAATTCCACGCCGCCTTCACTGAGAAGCGGCCGCCGAAGTGGCAGGGGCGATGA
- a CDS encoding bifunctional salicylyl-CoA 5-hydroxylase/oxidoreductase yields the protein MRSTPPTPPTPPTPPAAHRIAVIGGGPGGLYAAALLKRLDPRREITVWERNAPDDTFGFGVVLSDETLGGIEHADPVVYAALQAEFVRWDDIDIVHRGGRHTSGGHGFAALGRRRLLEILHERCRDLGVDLRFRAEAPPAAELSTAYDLVIAADGVHSLTRDAYADVFAPSIETHRCRYIWLAADFAFDAFRFEIAETEHGVMQLHGYPYAPGASTVIVEMREEVWEAAGFAELDERESTERCAKIFADALGGRPLRGNKSAWTTFRTVVNKRWSHGNTVLIGDAAHTAHFSIGSGTKLAVEDALALAACLEEQPDIAGALAAYETERRPVVESTQRAARASLEWFERLPDHLDQPPRQFAFNLLTRSRRVTHDNLRLRDAHFTAAVEREFGCPEGTPPMFTPFRLRELTLCNRVVVSPMDMYSAVDGVPGDFHLVHLGARALGGAGLVMTEMVCVSERGRITPGCAGLYTDQQADAWRRITDFAHAQAPNTAIGVQLGHSGRKGSTKLMWEGIDDPLGDGNWPLVAPSSLPYKENSQRPHELDRAGLDEIREQFTSAARRAEQCGFDLLELHCAHGYLLSGFLSPLTNRRTDAYGGSLTNRLRFPLEVFDSVRELWPSGKPMTVRISATDWADGGTTADDAVEIARAFAAHGADAIDVSTGQVVSDERPAYGRSYQTPFADRIRNETGIPVVTVGAISSWDDVNSLILAGRTDLCALARPHLYDPHWTLHAAAEQGYSGPGVSWPLPYRAGSRRPQTGRTDGPKPRLTLGS from the coding sequence TTGAGGTCCACACCGCCCACACCGCCCACACCGCCCACGCCGCCCGCGGCGCACCGCATCGCCGTCATCGGCGGCGGGCCCGGCGGGCTCTACGCCGCCGCCCTGCTCAAGCGGCTCGACCCGCGGCGCGAGATCACCGTCTGGGAGCGCAACGCCCCCGACGACACCTTCGGCTTCGGAGTCGTCCTCTCCGACGAGACCCTCGGCGGCATCGAGCACGCCGACCCCGTCGTGTACGCCGCGCTGCAGGCCGAGTTCGTCCGCTGGGACGACATCGACATAGTCCACCGGGGCGGCCGCCACACCTCCGGCGGGCACGGCTTCGCCGCTCTCGGCAGGCGCCGCCTCCTGGAGATCCTGCACGAGCGGTGCCGCGACCTCGGCGTCGACCTGCGCTTCCGCGCCGAGGCGCCGCCCGCGGCCGAGCTCTCCACGGCGTACGACCTGGTGATCGCGGCCGACGGCGTGCACAGCCTCACCCGCGACGCGTACGCGGACGTGTTCGCGCCGAGCATCGAGACGCACCGCTGCCGCTACATCTGGCTCGCCGCCGACTTCGCCTTCGACGCCTTCCGCTTCGAGATCGCCGAGACCGAGCACGGCGTGATGCAGCTGCACGGCTACCCCTACGCGCCCGGCGCCTCCACCGTCATCGTCGAGATGCGCGAAGAGGTCTGGGAGGCCGCCGGGTTCGCGGAGCTCGACGAGCGGGAGTCGACCGAGCGCTGCGCCAAGATCTTCGCCGACGCGCTCGGCGGGCGGCCCCTGCGCGGCAACAAATCCGCCTGGACCACCTTCCGCACGGTCGTCAACAAGCGCTGGTCGCACGGCAATACGGTGCTGATCGGCGACGCGGCCCACACCGCCCACTTCTCCATCGGCTCCGGCACCAAGCTCGCCGTCGAGGACGCCCTCGCGCTCGCCGCCTGTCTGGAGGAGCAGCCCGACATCGCCGGGGCCCTCGCCGCGTACGAGACGGAGCGCCGCCCCGTCGTCGAGTCCACGCAGCGCGCCGCCCGCGCGAGCCTGGAGTGGTTCGAGCGGCTCCCCGACCATCTGGACCAGCCGCCGCGGCAGTTCGCGTTCAATCTGCTCACCCGCAGCCGCCGCGTCACCCACGACAATCTGCGGCTGCGCGACGCCCACTTCACCGCGGCCGTCGAGCGCGAGTTCGGCTGCCCCGAGGGCACACCGCCGATGTTCACACCCTTCCGGCTGCGCGAACTCACCCTGTGCAACCGCGTGGTCGTCTCGCCGATGGACATGTACTCCGCTGTGGACGGCGTCCCCGGCGACTTCCACCTCGTCCACCTCGGGGCAAGGGCGCTGGGCGGCGCGGGACTCGTCATGACCGAGATGGTGTGCGTCAGCGAGCGGGGCCGCATCACGCCGGGCTGCGCCGGGCTCTACACCGATCAACAGGCCGACGCCTGGCGGCGGATCACCGACTTCGCGCACGCGCAGGCGCCGAATACCGCGATCGGCGTCCAGCTGGGCCACTCCGGTCGCAAGGGCTCGACGAAGCTGATGTGGGAAGGCATCGACGACCCCCTCGGCGACGGCAACTGGCCGCTGGTGGCGCCTTCTTCACTCCCGTACAAGGAGAACAGTCAGCGCCCGCACGAGCTGGACCGCGCCGGACTCGACGAGATCCGCGAGCAGTTCACGTCCGCCGCGCGGCGAGCGGAACAGTGCGGCTTCGATCTGCTCGAACTGCACTGCGCGCACGGCTATCTGCTGTCCGGCTTCCTCTCGCCGCTCACCAACCGGCGCACCGACGCGTACGGCGGATCACTCACTAACCGGCTGCGCTTCCCCCTCGAAGTCTTCGACTCCGTAAGGGAGTTGTGGCCGAGTGGCAAGCCCATGACCGTCCGCATCTCGGCCACCGACTGGGCCGACGGCGGCACCACGGCGGACGACGCGGTCGAGATCGCCCGCGCCTTCGCCGCGCACGGGGCCGACGCCATCGACGTCTCCACCGGTCAGGTCGTCTCCGACGAGCGCCCCGCGTACGGCCGCTCCTACCAGACCCCGTTCGCCGACCGCATCCGCAACGAAACCGGCATCCCGGTCGTCACCGTCGGCGCCATCTCCTCCTGGGACGACGTCAACTCCCTGATCCTGGCGGGCCGTACGGACCTGTGCGCGCTGGCACGCCCGCACCTTTACGACCCGCACTGGACGCTGCACGCGGCGGCCGAGCAGGGGTACTCGGGACCGGGCGTCAGCTGGCCGCTGCCCTACCGGGCGGGCAGCCGCCGCCCGCAGACCGGGCGTACGGACGGGCCCAAGCCCCGCCTAACGCTGGGGAGTTGA
- a CDS encoding PaaX family transcriptional regulator C-terminal domain-containing protein: protein MSEQHTPRSLIVTFYGAYGRAAPGPVPVAELVRLLAPVGVDAPSVRSSVSRLKRRGLLVPARTAAGAAGYALSPDARQLLDDGDRRIYANRPAARQGGGWVLAVFSVPESERQKRHVLRSRLAGLGFGTAAPGVWIAPAHLYEETRHTLERLQLAVYVDLFRGEHLGFAATSEAVGRWWDLAAIAKQHEAFLDRHEPVLRSWQGRTDTPPDTAYRDYLLALDSWRRLPYADPGLPAELLPDGWPGERSAEVFAALDERLREPGGEFAAPAPSTPQR from the coding sequence GTGTCCGAGCAGCACACTCCCCGGTCCCTGATCGTCACCTTCTACGGCGCCTACGGGCGCGCGGCCCCCGGCCCGGTGCCCGTCGCCGAGCTGGTCAGGCTTCTCGCCCCCGTCGGCGTGGACGCCCCGTCCGTGCGCTCGTCCGTGTCCCGGCTCAAGCGGCGCGGCCTTCTCGTGCCCGCCCGGACGGCGGCGGGCGCCGCGGGGTACGCCCTCTCGCCCGACGCACGGCAGCTCCTGGACGACGGCGACCGCCGTATCTACGCGAATCGCCCGGCCGCGCGGCAGGGCGGCGGCTGGGTGCTCGCCGTCTTCTCCGTACCGGAGTCGGAACGCCAGAAGCGGCATGTGCTGCGCTCCCGCCTTGCCGGACTCGGCTTCGGAACGGCCGCTCCGGGGGTGTGGATCGCCCCGGCGCATCTCTACGAAGAGACCCGGCACACCCTGGAGCGCCTCCAACTCGCCGTGTACGTCGACTTGTTCCGCGGGGAGCACCTGGGCTTCGCGGCGACATCCGAAGCGGTGGGCCGGTGGTGGGACCTGGCGGCGATCGCCAAGCAGCACGAGGCGTTCCTCGACCGGCACGAGCCGGTGCTCCGCTCCTGGCAGGGCCGCACGGACACTCCCCCGGACACGGCCTACCGGGACTATCTCCTTGCCCTGGACTCCTGGCGGCGGCTGCCGTACGCCGATCCGGGCCTGCCGGCGGAGCTGCTGCCGGACGGGTGGCCGGGCGAGCGGTCCGCGGAGGTGTTCGCGGCGCTCGACGAGCGGCTGCGGGAGCCGGGCGGCGAGTTCGCGGCGCCCGCCCCCTCAACTCCCCAGCGTTAG
- a CDS encoding AMP-binding protein — MDAKSAPRLHPSAHIDTFARDHLPPPAQWPAFVHDRPELHYPRRLNCGAELLDRTVERLGAGRTAFRSGSGEAWTYGELQRHVDRIAHVLTAELDVLPGHRVLLRGPTTPWLAACWLAVMKAGAVAVTVLAQQRSQELATMCEIAEVSHALCDVRVVDDLVKAGIPGLSVTTFGGEGSDDLLARAGRQPDVYEPVDTSADDVALIAFTSGTTGRPKGCMHFHRDVLAIADTFARHVLKPGPDDVFAGSPPLGFTFGLGGLVIFPLRAGASSLLLEQAGPKQLLPAVAEHGVTVLFTAPTAYRAMLDELGKPDACDISTLRRCVSAGENLPAATWQAWHERTGHRIINGIGATELLHIFISAADEEIRPGTTGRPVPGWHARVVDDSGAPVPDGEPGLLAVRGPVGCRYLGDERQLQYVRHGWNVTGDTYVRDADGYFRYVARADDMIISAGYNIAGPEVEEALMRHPDVQETAVVGRPDELRGQIVVAYVVARAGTARDPERLRAFVKSELVPYKCPREIVFLDALPRTATGKLQRFRLRESGHVE, encoded by the coding sequence GTGGACGCCAAGAGTGCACCCCGACTCCACCCATCGGCTCACATCGACACCTTCGCCCGCGACCATCTCCCGCCGCCGGCGCAGTGGCCCGCGTTCGTCCACGACCGGCCCGAACTGCACTACCCCCGGCGTCTCAACTGCGGCGCCGAGCTCCTGGACCGTACGGTGGAACGGCTCGGCGCGGGGCGCACCGCGTTCCGTTCGGGGTCCGGCGAGGCCTGGACGTACGGCGAACTGCAGCGGCACGTCGACCGGATCGCGCACGTCCTGACGGCCGAGCTCGACGTGCTGCCGGGCCACCGCGTCCTGCTGCGCGGGCCCACCACGCCCTGGCTGGCGGCCTGTTGGCTCGCCGTGATGAAGGCGGGCGCCGTCGCGGTGACGGTGCTGGCCCAGCAGCGCTCGCAGGAGCTGGCCACGATGTGCGAGATCGCCGAGGTCAGCCACGCGCTGTGCGATGTCCGCGTGGTCGACGACCTGGTCAAGGCCGGGATTCCGGGGCTGAGCGTCACGACCTTCGGGGGCGAAGGGAGTGATGATCTGCTGGCCCGCGCCGGCCGGCAGCCCGATGTGTACGAGCCCGTGGACACCTCCGCCGACGACGTCGCGCTCATCGCCTTCACCTCCGGCACCACCGGGCGCCCCAAGGGGTGCATGCACTTCCACCGTGATGTGCTCGCCATCGCCGACACCTTCGCGCGGCACGTCCTGAAGCCGGGGCCCGACGACGTCTTCGCGGGCAGTCCGCCGCTCGGTTTCACCTTCGGGCTCGGCGGGCTCGTCATCTTCCCGCTGCGGGCCGGCGCCTCGTCGCTGCTGCTCGAACAGGCGGGCCCCAAGCAGTTGTTGCCCGCCGTCGCCGAGCACGGCGTCACCGTGCTCTTCACCGCCCCTACCGCGTACCGCGCCATGCTCGACGAGCTGGGCAAGCCGGACGCGTGCGACATCTCCACGCTGCGCCGGTGCGTCTCCGCCGGGGAGAATCTGCCCGCCGCCACCTGGCAGGCGTGGCACGAGCGCACCGGGCACCGCATCATCAACGGCATCGGCGCCACCGAGCTCCTGCACATCTTCATCTCGGCCGCGGACGAGGAGATCAGGCCCGGCACCACGGGGCGGCCCGTGCCCGGGTGGCACGCGCGCGTGGTCGACGATTCGGGGGCTCCGGTACCGGACGGCGAGCCGGGTCTCCTTGCCGTGCGCGGGCCCGTCGGCTGCCGGTATCTGGGCGACGAGCGCCAGTTGCAGTACGTACGTCATGGGTGGAACGTCACCGGTGACACGTACGTCCGTGACGCCGACGGCTACTTCCGGTACGTCGCTCGCGCGGACGACATGATCATCTCCGCCGGGTACAACATCGCGGGACCGGAGGTCGAAGAGGCGCTGATGCGGCACCCGGACGTCCAGGAGACGGCGGTGGTGGGGCGGCCCGACGAGCTGCGCGGCCAGATCGTCGTCGCGTACGTCGTGGCCCGTGCGGGCACGGCCCGCGACCCCGAACGGCTGCGCGCATTCGTGAAGAGCGAGCTTGTGCCCTACAAGTGCCCGCGCGAGATCGTCTTCCTGGACGCGCTGCCGCGTACGGCGACGGGCAAACTCCAGCGGTTCCGGCTGCGGGAGTCCGGGCACGTAGAGTGA
- a CDS encoding acyl-CoA dehydrogenase family protein, producing MTAFSLNPQQIAWCTELRALAAERLRPLVEKGEPGRVNRPLVAALGELGLLDRLFGAGDGPAGGGALGLCLLRESLAHGCTEAETALALQGLGAHPVAEYGSTAQRDRWLTPAREGRAVAAFALSEPGAGSDAAALALRASPDGASSWRLTGEKCWISNAPEADFYTVFARTTQDAGARGVTAFLVPADRAGLSGTPLDMLSPHPIGALAFDGVRVTTDDLLGEPDRGFRVAMTTLNRFRPSVGAFAVGMADAALDAALAHTARRDAFGGKLSDLQAVSHQVAEMATRTEAARLMVYAAAAAYDRGEPDVARRAAMAKLLATETAQFVVDAAVQLHGACALRRGHLLEHLYREVRAPRIYEGASEVQRGIIAKDLYAGAATDG from the coding sequence ATGACGGCATTCTCGCTCAATCCACAACAAATCGCCTGGTGTACGGAGCTGCGTGCGCTGGCCGCGGAGCGATTGCGGCCCCTGGTGGAGAAGGGCGAGCCGGGCCGGGTGAACCGCCCGCTGGTGGCGGCGCTCGGCGAACTGGGCCTGCTGGACCGCCTGTTCGGTGCGGGCGACGGACCCGCGGGCGGCGGAGCCCTGGGCCTCTGTCTCCTCCGCGAGTCGCTCGCCCACGGCTGCACGGAGGCGGAGACGGCGCTTGCCCTGCAGGGGCTCGGCGCGCATCCGGTGGCCGAGTACGGCTCCACCGCCCAGCGGGACCGATGGCTCACCCCGGCCCGCGAGGGGCGGGCGGTGGCGGCCTTCGCGCTCTCGGAGCCCGGCGCGGGCTCCGACGCGGCGGCGCTTGCGCTGCGGGCGTCGCCGGACGGGGCGTCGTCCTGGCGTCTTACGGGGGAGAAGTGCTGGATCTCGAACGCCCCCGAGGCCGACTTCTACACCGTCTTCGCCCGTACGACCCAGGACGCGGGCGCGCGCGGCGTCACGGCATTCCTGGTCCCCGCCGACCGGGCGGGTCTTTCGGGCACCCCCCTCGACATGCTCTCCCCGCACCCGATCGGCGCCCTCGCCTTCGACGGCGTACGCGTGACGACTGACGACCTCCTGGGCGAGCCGGACCGCGGCTTCCGCGTCGCCATGACGACGCTGAACCGCTTCCGCCCCAGCGTGGGCGCGTTCGCTGTCGGCATGGCCGACGCCGCGCTGGACGCGGCGCTGGCGCATACGGCCCGGCGGGACGCGTTCGGCGGCAAGTTGAGCGATCTGCAGGCGGTGTCGCACCAGGTCGCGGAGATGGCGACGCGGACGGAGGCGGCTCGGTTGATGGTGTACGCGGCCGCGGCGGCGTACGACCGCGGTGAGCCGGACGTGGCTCGCCGCGCGGCGATGGCGAAGCTGCTGGCCACGGAGACGGCGCAGTTCGTGGTGGACGCGGCGGTGCAGTTGCACGGGGCGTGCGCGTTGCGGCGCGGGCATCTTCTGGAACATCTGTACCGGGAGGTGCGGGCGCCGCGGATTTATGAGGGGGCGAGTGAGGTGCAGCGGGGGATCATCGCGAAGGACTTGTACGCGGGTGCGGCTACAGACGGGTGA
- a CDS encoding RidA family protein: MPLRRLNPAELSPPTGFSHAVTATGSRIVFLAGQTALDADGKIVGATLPEQFERALTNLLTALRHAGGTPADLARVTVYATDVADYRVQAAELGHIWRRLAGRDYPAMAVIGAVRLWDEECRVELEGVAVLD; this comes from the coding sequence ATGCCCCTCCGCCGCCTCAACCCCGCCGAGCTCTCCCCGCCCACCGGCTTCTCCCACGCCGTCACCGCCACCGGCAGCCGCATCGTCTTTCTCGCGGGGCAGACCGCCCTCGACGCCGACGGCAAGATCGTCGGCGCCACCCTCCCCGAGCAGTTCGAGCGGGCCCTCACCAATCTCCTCACGGCCCTGCGCCACGCCGGCGGCACCCCCGCCGACCTCGCCCGCGTCACCGTCTACGCCACGGACGTCGCCGACTACCGCGTCCAGGCAGCCGAGTTGGGCCACATCTGGCGAAGGCTCGCGGGCCGCGACTACCCCGCCATGGCGGTCATCGGTGCCGTCCGCCTCTGGGACGAGGAGTGCAGGGTGGAGCTGGAGGGAGTGGCAGTCCTGGACTGA